The window CTTTACGGGTTGGCCAAGTAATTTTATTGAACTCAACCTTAACCTCAACCAAAAAATTCTTGGCCCGCGCTAAAAAGTTTTCATCCTGTTGAGTCTTAAGCGGCACTACCTTAGCAGGCTCTGCCTGCCCAGGTGTAGCCGAAGACATCCTTTGCTTACGCGTACGCCTCTTGGCCATTTCCCTCTCCGCAAAATGATAAAAAATGGCAGGCCAGGAGGGATTCGAACCCCCAACCCCCGGATTTGGAGTCCGGTGCTCTAGCCGTTCGAGCTACTGGCCTGCGCTGACAAACTATTTAGCTTTTACTTCCCTGTGAATCGTGTGTTTGCGATCCCAGGGACAATATTTACGCAATTCTAACTTGTCTGGAGTGTTACGACGATTCTTTGTCGTAGTGTAGTTACGACGTTTACACTCAGTACATTGCAAATGTATAGTGACACGAACATCTGATTTAGCCATGACCCATCACCTATTCCAAAATCTTGGTAACAACACCGGCACCTACCGTGCGACCACCTTCTCTTATCGCAAACCT of the Thermodesulfatator atlanticus DSM 21156 genome contains:
- the secE gene encoding preprotein translocase subunit SecE, producing MAKRRTRKQRMSSATPGQAEPAKVVPLKTQQDENFLARAKNFLVEVKVEFNKITWPTRKETIATTTAVVSFTLFVSFYLGLIDTILSKIVQWLVY
- the rpmG gene encoding 50S ribosomal protein L33, whose product is MAKSDVRVTIHLQCTECKRRNYTTTKNRRNTPDKLELRKYCPWDRKHTIHREVKAK